The following proteins are co-located in the Labrys monachus genome:
- a CDS encoding HpcH/HpaI aldolase family protein translates to MAISNPLRQALQREAPVLGVWLQLAHPGIAEMMGLLGYDIVLIDMEHGPGSLMDTANMMRGVQRSGAGAMVRVPSADPAFLKPLLDQGPDGVMIPMIESAEEARRAVAACRYPPLGTRGWAASSARASRYGIDQDYTLGTARGLVIACQIESVRAVEAIEAICEVEGIDIVFIGRNDLAADAGHTLGLDHPDVNSMVDHVLAVARKAGLKTGTVPSAGRGWPDLFRDGFDVVLPSGDVSLLREAAKTELSAFAAFRGGGAGLQVRELSHGY, encoded by the coding sequence ATGGCTATTTCGAATCCGCTCAGGCAGGCGCTGCAGCGCGAAGCGCCGGTCCTCGGCGTGTGGCTGCAGCTCGCCCATCCCGGTATCGCCGAGATGATGGGCCTGCTGGGATACGACATCGTGCTGATCGACATGGAGCATGGGCCGGGCAGCCTCATGGATACGGCCAATATGATGCGGGGAGTCCAGCGCTCGGGTGCCGGCGCCATGGTGAGGGTGCCCTCCGCCGACCCCGCCTTCCTCAAGCCGCTGCTCGACCAGGGGCCCGACGGCGTGATGATCCCGATGATCGAATCGGCGGAGGAGGCGCGGCGCGCCGTCGCCGCCTGCCGCTATCCCCCGCTCGGCACGCGCGGCTGGGCCGCCAGCTCCGCCCGGGCATCGCGCTACGGCATCGACCAGGACTACACGCTGGGCACGGCGAGGGGCCTCGTCATCGCCTGCCAGATCGAATCGGTCCGGGCCGTGGAGGCGATCGAGGCGATCTGCGAGGTCGAGGGGATCGATATCGTCTTCATCGGCCGCAACGATCTCGCCGCCGATGCCGGGCATACGCTTGGGCTCGACCATCCGGACGTCAACAGCATGGTCGATCACGTCCTCGCCGTGGCCAGGAAGGCCGGCCTGAAGACCGGCACGGTGCCGAGCGCCGGCCGCGGCTGGCCTGACCTGTTCCGCGACGGCTTCGACGTCGTCCTGCCTTCCGGCGACGTCTCGCTGCTGCGGGAGGCCGCGAAGACCGAATTGTCGGCCTTCGCGGCGTTCCGCGGCGGCGGCGCCGGGCTGCAGGTGCGCGAACTGTCCCATGGCTATTGA
- a CDS encoding ABC transporter permease, translating to MNRHAAASDHRAGRPAAQIAGGWEVGLLLFMVLIYAIGVFTNPSFFGSGSAVGSVLRDAARYGVMACGMTFVIVDRDLDLSVGSTLGLVATIFSISYGQSFFDSDVTTAILAAVAIGVFIGFLNGWLVTIMQVPSFIATLTMLFIGRGFVLGFTGGKTIAYDSKAVGDAWFFHLGESNGWGFNNQILIFFAVATLAAITLAKTRIGYETYAVGGNEQAAIYAGIPSRWVRIRAYVFSAMGATLAGLMNVAQNKGVDSSFGAGAELIVIAATIVGGAAIAGGRGRVLGACLGAILVELIDIVLRQGVPITRIIKVGDIEMKVQQLAQLPPGAVPAFLGLILLLAVTIEPYVVQRRVLVRLFAHLTGRPLPLSFDTGSVAIAQPATKGTRAQSRGVGAKGLRALFHRRDAAAVMLAVGLWLVGLYLRPDFWGSLDNTFNLALAFTEIALLAIGLTYVIANGDIDLSVGSVLALSASTAAFLMHEFGADPVFAVLAALVVGTLAGVLNGALTVRFGMPAFVATLGMFYMARGVGAWLSAGRQLSGFDAGFTLLGRKIIELFIYVRMEPAPGLLHNLADAISVQTVIMAVIATLAGIVLGSTTIGQMIYATGGNLRAARYAGINVDRVRFLSLVFSAFCAAVAGVIYVAYLRSFNPTAGQGRELDGIASVIIGGGSVFGGYGTVIGSLAGALVITLIRGLLSLQIFLPDGSSFVMPQHWVNVFIGLILIVAVLGDIWIRQQGILDLWLGRWRRSPAKHAVEPVAVTQD from the coding sequence ATGAACCGCCACGCCGCCGCCTCGGACCATCGCGCAGGCCGCCCCGCCGCACAGATCGCGGGAGGATGGGAGGTCGGCCTCCTCCTGTTCATGGTGCTGATCTACGCCATCGGCGTCTTCACCAATCCGAGCTTCTTCGGCAGCGGCAGCGCCGTCGGCTCGGTCCTGCGCGATGCCGCGCGCTATGGCGTCATGGCCTGCGGCATGACCTTCGTCATCGTCGACAGGGACCTCGACCTTTCGGTCGGCTCGACGCTGGGCCTCGTCGCCACCATCTTCTCGATCAGCTACGGGCAGAGCTTCTTCGATTCCGACGTGACCACCGCCATCCTCGCCGCGGTCGCCATCGGCGTGTTCATCGGCTTCCTGAACGGCTGGCTGGTCACCATCATGCAGGTGCCCTCCTTCATCGCCACCCTGACCATGCTCTTCATCGGGCGCGGCTTCGTGCTCGGCTTCACGGGCGGCAAGACGATCGCCTATGACAGCAAGGCGGTGGGCGATGCCTGGTTTTTCCACCTCGGCGAGAGCAATGGCTGGGGCTTCAACAACCAGATCCTGATCTTCTTCGCGGTGGCGACCCTGGCGGCGATCACCCTCGCCAAGACCCGCATCGGCTACGAGACCTACGCCGTCGGCGGCAATGAACAGGCGGCGATCTATGCCGGCATCCCCTCGCGCTGGGTGCGGATCCGCGCCTATGTGTTTTCGGCGATGGGCGCGACGCTCGCCGGCCTCATGAACGTCGCCCAGAACAAGGGCGTGGATTCGAGCTTCGGTGCCGGCGCCGAGCTGATCGTCATCGCCGCCACCATCGTCGGCGGGGCCGCCATCGCCGGCGGCCGCGGACGCGTCCTCGGCGCCTGCCTCGGCGCCATCCTGGTCGAACTCATCGACATCGTGCTGCGCCAGGGCGTGCCGATCACCCGGATCATCAAGGTCGGCGACATCGAGATGAAGGTGCAGCAGCTGGCGCAACTCCCGCCCGGCGCGGTACCCGCCTTTCTCGGCCTGATCCTGCTGCTCGCGGTGACGATCGAGCCCTATGTGGTGCAGCGGCGCGTGCTCGTCCGCCTGTTCGCGCATCTGACCGGCCGGCCACTGCCGCTGTCCTTCGATACCGGCAGCGTCGCCATCGCCCAGCCGGCGACGAAGGGCACGCGGGCGCAGTCGCGAGGGGTCGGCGCCAAGGGCCTGCGCGCCCTCTTCCATCGGCGGGATGCCGCCGCCGTCATGCTCGCGGTCGGGCTCTGGCTGGTGGGTCTCTATCTCCGGCCGGATTTCTGGGGCTCGCTCGACAACACCTTCAATCTCGCCCTCGCCTTCACGGAGATCGCGCTGCTCGCCATCGGCCTCACCTATGTCATCGCCAATGGCGACATCGACCTCTCGGTCGGTTCGGTCCTGGCGCTGTCGGCCTCGACCGCGGCCTTCCTGATGCACGAGTTCGGCGCCGATCCGGTCTTCGCCGTGCTCGCCGCCCTCGTCGTCGGCACGCTGGCCGGCGTCCTCAACGGCGCCCTCACCGTGCGCTTCGGCATGCCGGCCTTCGTCGCCACGCTCGGCATGTTCTACATGGCGCGCGGCGTCGGCGCGTGGCTGTCGGCGGGGCGGCAGCTTTCCGGGTTCGACGCCGGCTTCACGCTGCTCGGCCGCAAGATCATCGAACTCTTCATCTATGTCAGGATGGAGCCGGCGCCCGGCCTGCTGCACAACCTCGCCGACGCGATATCCGTGCAGACGGTGATCATGGCGGTGATCGCGACCCTCGCAGGCATCGTGCTCGGCAGCACCACCATCGGCCAGATGATCTACGCCACCGGCGGGAACCTGCGCGCGGCGCGCTACGCCGGCATCAATGTCGACCGGGTTCGTTTCCTGAGCCTGGTCTTCTCCGCCTTCTGCGCCGCGGTCGCCGGCGTCATCTACGTCGCCTATCTGCGCAGCTTCAACCCGACAGCCGGCCAGGGCCGTGAGCTCGACGGCATCGCCTCGGTGATCATCGGCGGCGGCTCGGTGTTCGGCGGCTACGGCACCGTCATCGGCTCGCTCGCCGGCGCGCTGGTGATCACGCTGATCCGGGGCCTGCTCTCGCTGCAGATCTTCCTGCCCGACGGCTCCTCTTTCGTCATGCCGCAGCATTGGGTCAACGTCTTCATCGGCCTCATCCTCATCGTGGCGGTGCTGGGCGACATCTGGATACGCCAGCAGGGCATTCTCGACCTCTGGCTCGGCCGATGGCGGCGATCCCCGGCGAAGCATGCCGTCGAGCCGGTCGCCGTGACGCAGGACTGA
- a CDS encoding GntR family transcriptional regulator, whose product MRQGLSVGANVNIVEELRRMADGLPVGSRLPTVRDLVARYGVSQHVVQQALQALSADGVVATHVGRGTFVGPRMAQPGRVATRQVLTLLHHSQYERGDIIAQTIHQRLTADGHTSVVLTYNDAEHAMAMLRDGPRYDSCILQPRTSVIPVRLLGLLREISNGVIIENRAVDQIDVDAISNDPSILSRLVLEHLTELGHRRIAWVVEDRPDYFYERVGRLFEAFRFWRGLSQSEAPLVFSPSRGGYFGFADLVGTLSALFRGEGGPHPTAVVLLSFETGARILEAFEAVGLSMPGDVSVVRIGTPDIESEHLGKLAVAGRPSRQAAETVLKRLYWRWQNPADPYGTVYDPPVLDLHDSTGPAPQEG is encoded by the coding sequence ATGAGGCAGGGTTTGTCGGTCGGGGCCAATGTGAATATCGTCGAGGAGCTGCGGCGCATGGCCGACGGCCTGCCCGTGGGCTCCCGTCTGCCGACGGTGCGTGACCTCGTCGCCCGCTACGGCGTGAGCCAGCATGTCGTCCAGCAGGCTTTGCAGGCCCTCAGCGCCGACGGTGTGGTCGCCACCCATGTGGGACGCGGCACCTTCGTCGGCCCGCGCATGGCGCAGCCGGGGCGCGTCGCGACGAGGCAGGTCCTCACCTTGCTGCACCATTCGCAATATGAGCGCGGCGACATCATCGCGCAGACCATCCATCAGCGGCTGACAGCCGACGGGCATACCTCGGTCGTGCTGACCTACAACGACGCCGAACATGCCATGGCGATGCTGCGCGACGGGCCGCGCTACGACAGTTGCATCCTGCAGCCGCGCACTTCGGTGATCCCGGTCCGGCTGCTGGGGCTGCTCAGGGAGATCAGCAACGGCGTGATCATCGAGAACCGCGCCGTCGACCAGATCGATGTGGATGCGATCTCCAACGATCCGAGCATCCTGTCCCGCCTCGTGCTGGAGCATCTGACCGAACTCGGCCACCGCCGGATCGCCTGGGTGGTCGAGGACCGCCCGGACTATTTCTACGAGCGCGTCGGGCGCCTGTTCGAGGCGTTCCGCTTCTGGCGCGGCCTGTCCCAGAGCGAGGCACCGCTCGTCTTTTCGCCGTCGCGGGGCGGCTATTTCGGCTTTGCCGATCTCGTCGGCACGCTCTCGGCGCTGTTCCGCGGGGAAGGCGGGCCGCACCCGACGGCGGTGGTGCTGCTGTCCTTCGAGACGGGCGCCCGGATCCTCGAAGCCTTCGAGGCCGTCGGGCTGTCCATGCCCGGCGACGTCAGCGTCGTCCGCATCGGCACCCCCGATATCGAAAGCGAGCATCTCGGCAAGCTCGCCGTCGCCGGCCGCCCCAGCCGCCAGGCCGCTGAGACCGTGCTGAAACGCCTCTATTGGCGCTGGCAGAACCCGGCCGACCCCTACGGTACCGTCTACGATCCCCCCGTGCTCGATCTCCACGACAGCACCGGCCCGGCGCCGCAGGAGGGATAG
- a CDS encoding SDR family NAD(P)-dependent oxidoreductase, producing MNGRRLVDRVAVVTGAARGIGRAIAERLAAEGARLVVADIDEAEAERAAKAIGGGAIAARVDIGSEASVAALADLVRARHGHCEILVNNAGILDMTGIATMTMDRYRKVLDINQDGAVRVTLAMLPLVKAAPGPRRILNIASIMGLRGAPDSIPYSTAKGALVNFTRALACDLAPDGILVNALAPGFIDTRMALLPDGSGHEHDTDWFKDIYIKYGRIPLRRAGSPEDIAGPAFFLCSDDATYVTGQILPVDGGVSATF from the coding sequence ATGAACGGCCGGAGACTTGTGGACCGGGTTGCCGTCGTCACCGGCGCCGCGCGCGGCATCGGGCGCGCCATCGCCGAACGGCTCGCGGCGGAAGGCGCCAGGCTCGTCGTCGCCGATATCGACGAAGCCGAGGCGGAACGGGCGGCGAAGGCGATCGGCGGCGGCGCGATCGCCGCCCGCGTGGACATCGGCAGCGAGGCTTCGGTGGCGGCGCTCGCCGACCTCGTTCGGGCACGGCACGGGCATTGCGAGATCCTGGTCAACAATGCCGGGATCCTCGACATGACCGGCATCGCGACGATGACGATGGATCGCTACCGCAAGGTGCTCGACATCAACCAGGACGGCGCGGTGCGGGTCACGCTCGCCATGCTTCCGCTGGTCAAGGCGGCGCCCGGGCCGCGCCGGATCCTCAACATCGCCTCGATCATGGGTCTGCGGGGCGCGCCGGATTCCATACCCTATTCCACCGCCAAGGGCGCGCTGGTCAATTTCACGCGGGCGCTCGCCTGCGACCTCGCCCCGGACGGCATCCTGGTGAACGCCCTCGCGCCCGGCTTCATCGACACGCGCATGGCGCTGCTGCCGGACGGATCGGGCCATGAGCACGACACCGACTGGTTCAAGGATATCTACATCAAATATGGCCGCATTCCCTTGCGGCGGGCCGGCAGTCCCGAGGATATCGCCGGGCCGGCCTTCTTCCTGTGCTCGGACGATGCGACCTACGTCACAGGGCAGATCCTGCCCGTCGACGGCGGCGTGTCGGCCACCTTCTGA
- a CDS encoding SDR family NAD(P)-dependent oxidoreductase, with amino-acid sequence MEPSETTRYASLRARAVLVTGGGSGIGAALVRAFCEQGARVGFLDIAAAPSESLVRAIAGDGLPPPVFMPCDLRDIDALRQAVAAMKTAIGPISVLVNNAAHDERHDWADVTPAYWDERFAVNLRHQFFAAQAVIDDMKADGGGSIINFTSTSWMVGVGGMAAYTAAKSGVIGLTRSLARDLGPFGIRCNAVAPGWVMTERQVSLWLTPESEKRLLEDQCLKFKLVPEDMAPLTLFLAADDSRAITSQTFVADAGLL; translated from the coding sequence ATGGAGCCGAGCGAAACCACCCGCTACGCCAGCCTTCGGGCCCGCGCGGTCCTCGTCACGGGCGGCGGGTCCGGCATCGGTGCGGCCCTTGTGCGCGCCTTCTGCGAGCAGGGTGCCCGGGTCGGCTTTCTCGACATCGCCGCCGCGCCGTCCGAAAGCCTCGTACGGGCCATCGCCGGCGACGGCCTGCCGCCGCCCGTCTTCATGCCATGCGACCTGCGGGACATCGATGCCCTCCGGCAGGCGGTCGCGGCGATGAAGACGGCGATCGGGCCGATCTCCGTCTTGGTGAACAATGCCGCGCATGACGAGCGGCATGACTGGGCGGATGTCACGCCGGCCTATTGGGACGAGCGCTTCGCCGTCAATCTGCGCCACCAGTTCTTTGCGGCCCAGGCGGTGATCGACGACATGAAGGCGGACGGCGGCGGCTCCATCATCAACTTCACCTCGACCTCCTGGATGGTCGGCGTCGGCGGGATGGCGGCCTACACGGCCGCCAAATCGGGCGTGATCGGCCTGACGCGCAGCCTTGCCCGCGATCTCGGCCCCTTCGGCATCCGCTGCAACGCCGTCGCGCCGGGCTGGGTAATGACCGAGCGGCAGGTCAGCCTCTGGCTCACGCCGGAGAGCGAGAAGCGCCTTCTCGAGGACCAGTGCCTCAAGTTCAAGCTGGTCCCGGAGGATATGGCGCCTCTCACGCTGTTCCTGGCGGCCGACGACAGCCGCGCCATCACCAGCCAGACCTTCGTGGCCGACGCCGGCCTGCTGTGA
- a CDS encoding ABC transporter permease — translation MHSRAERLTDVALGLIAGAALFVLYAPVLIGALFSVVTVDRAGIHWETVSFQWYGKLLDNQSILDAIRTTAIVGGIAVCLAAILAVVLALYVEWEGALFRRLVELVVYLPFLLPPIVTGLSMLIFFVGAGVQRGFTTLIIGHTVFVLAVIFRLVQTRLQSLAKSLVEASADLGASRWQTLRWVLWPQLRPAVATGAILAFTLSFDETLISVFVAGDTTTLPLRLWAMMRVGFSPQINALVTIVLLVSIMLTIVIGMRLKSTDQRDEE, via the coding sequence ATGCATTCGCGCGCAGAACGCCTCACCGATGTCGCGCTCGGCCTGATCGCCGGCGCCGCGCTCTTCGTCCTCTATGCGCCCGTGCTGATCGGCGCCCTGTTCTCCGTGGTGACCGTCGACCGCGCCGGCATCCATTGGGAGACGGTCTCGTTCCAATGGTACGGCAAGCTTCTCGACAACCAGTCGATCCTCGACGCCATCCGCACCACCGCGATCGTCGGCGGCATCGCGGTATGCCTCGCCGCCATCCTCGCCGTGGTGCTCGCGCTCTATGTCGAATGGGAGGGCGCGCTGTTCCGGCGGCTGGTCGAACTCGTCGTCTACCTCCCCTTCCTGCTGCCGCCGATCGTGACGGGCCTCTCGATGCTGATCTTCTTCGTCGGCGCCGGCGTGCAGCGGGGCTTCACGACCCTGATCATCGGGCACACGGTGTTCGTGCTGGCGGTGATCTTCCGGCTGGTGCAGACGCGGCTGCAATCCCTGGCGAAATCCCTCGTCGAGGCGTCGGCGGATCTCGGCGCGTCGCGCTGGCAGACGCTGCGCTGGGTGCTGTGGCCGCAGCTGCGCCCGGCGGTGGCGACGGGCGCCATCCTCGCCTTCACGCTTTCCTTCGACGAGACGCTGATCTCGGTGTTCGTGGCCGGCGACACCACGACGCTGCCGCTGCGCCTGTGGGCGATGATGCGCGTCGGCTTCTCGCCTCAGATCAATGCCCTCGTCACCATCGTGCTTCTCGTCTCGATCATGCTCACCATCGTGATCGGCATGCGCCTGAAATCGACCGACCAAAGGGATGAAGAATGA
- a CDS encoding substrate-binding domain-containing protein, translated as MKYATCALMLLATTVWSASSGGAQAAGTGVLSKAVGGYTFEDAAKEAPATKDFHSKDGKLTFAIITHTAGNGFFDPTYVGAKVAADAFGINLVMLGSEAPLDDIPREIEILNQVVQDPTIDGVIMTTPQSGAYDDLVKKLEAKGVPVATTNSYDPNLYDRLNISHTGQDSSAAAIGGAALAKCLIDKKVSGGSVIFPSMTQAGNEEVNRRVTAAFEATVKALNAAGVLQNFKVDAGPKNIGIDVDTNDLSGSIIRLIESRGDVVGAFAANGGVTPALGDAISQKQLNNKICAFGFDLGPKQQEQIKTGALTGSLGQQPFLQGFWPVMQLYLQIDRGIAAANLDTRAQLVTKDSLGNVGKRYEN; from the coding sequence ATGAAGTACGCAACATGCGCCCTGATGCTGCTGGCGACGACCGTGTGGTCGGCGTCTTCCGGAGGAGCACAGGCCGCGGGCACGGGCGTCCTGTCCAAGGCGGTCGGCGGCTACACGTTCGAGGATGCGGCCAAGGAAGCGCCGGCCACCAAGGATTTCCATTCCAAGGACGGCAAGCTCACCTTCGCGATCATCACCCATACCGCCGGCAACGGCTTCTTCGACCCGACCTATGTCGGCGCCAAGGTCGCGGCCGACGCCTTCGGCATCAACCTCGTGATGCTCGGCTCGGAGGCGCCGCTCGACGACATCCCGCGCGAGATCGAAATCCTCAATCAGGTCGTGCAGGACCCGACGATCGACGGCGTGATCATGACGACGCCGCAATCCGGCGCCTATGACGACCTCGTCAAGAAGCTCGAAGCCAAGGGCGTGCCGGTCGCCACCACGAATTCCTACGATCCCAACCTCTACGATCGGCTGAACATTTCCCACACCGGCCAGGACTCCTCGGCAGCCGCCATCGGCGGCGCGGCTCTCGCCAAATGCCTGATCGACAAGAAGGTCAGCGGCGGATCGGTGATCTTCCCGTCGATGACTCAGGCCGGCAACGAAGAGGTCAACCGCCGGGTCACCGCCGCCTTCGAAGCGACGGTGAAGGCGCTCAACGCCGCCGGCGTGCTCCAGAACTTCAAGGTCGACGCCGGACCGAAGAATATCGGCATCGACGTCGACACCAACGACCTGAGCGGCTCGATCATCCGCCTGATCGAAAGCCGCGGCGACGTCGTCGGCGCCTTCGCGGCGAATGGCGGCGTGACGCCGGCCCTGGGCGACGCCATCTCGCAGAAGCAGCTCAACAACAAGATCTGCGCATTCGGCTTCGACCTCGGTCCCAAGCAGCAGGAACAGATCAAGACCGGCGCCCTGACCGGATCGCTCGGCCAGCAACCCTTCCTGCAGGGCTTCTGGCCGGTGATGCAGCTCTATCTGCAGATCGATCGCGGCATCGCGGCCGCCAACCTCGACACCCGCGCGCAGCTGGTGACCAAGGACAGTCTCGGCAACGTCGGCAAGCGCTACGAAAACTGA
- a CDS encoding ATP-binding cassette domain-containing protein codes for MTTAGTTPIIEMRDINKSFGAVQALKNVSLHLMPGEILGLVGDNSAGKSTLMKVMTGAYLRDAGEVLVGGQQTHFRSPQDSRALGVEMIYQDFALCGNMDIGQNIFLGRWPRRMGLFVDREKMYANAGEVLRRLKVDVNSVYQKVESLSGGRQQSVAIARAISFNPKVVVLDEPTANLSVMATERLLETMAELKRQGVAQIIISHRLTDIFEVGDRIMVLKRGQNVGERYIRNTSEKEVLELIVSGTPETRLSADEAEGREAVS; via the coding sequence ATGACGACGGCCGGCACCACGCCCATCATCGAGATGCGGGATATCAACAAGAGCTTCGGCGCCGTGCAGGCCCTGAAGAACGTCAGCCTCCATCTCATGCCCGGCGAAATCCTTGGCCTGGTCGGCGACAATTCGGCCGGCAAGTCCACGCTGATGAAGGTGATGACCGGCGCCTATCTCCGCGATGCCGGCGAGGTCCTCGTCGGCGGACAGCAGACGCATTTCCGCAGTCCGCAGGACAGCCGGGCCCTCGGCGTCGAGATGATCTACCAGGACTTCGCCCTGTGCGGGAACATGGACATCGGCCAGAACATCTTCCTCGGCCGCTGGCCGCGGCGGATGGGGCTCTTCGTCGACCGCGAGAAAATGTATGCGAATGCCGGCGAGGTGCTCAGGCGCCTCAAGGTCGACGTCAATTCCGTCTACCAGAAGGTCGAGAGCCTGTCGGGCGGGCGCCAGCAATCGGTCGCCATCGCCAGGGCGATCTCGTTCAACCCCAAGGTGGTCGTGCTCGACGAGCCCACCGCCAACCTTTCCGTGATGGCGACGGAACGCCTGCTCGAGACCATGGCGGAGCTCAAGCGCCAGGGCGTGGCGCAGATCATCATCTCCCACCGCCTCACCGACATTTTCGAGGTCGGCGACCGCATCATGGTCCTCAAGCGCGGGCAGAACGTCGGGGAGCGCTACATCCGCAACACCTCGGAAAAGGAAGTCCTGGAGCTGATCGTCTCGGGAACGCCCGAGACGCGGCTCTCGGCCGACGAGGCGGAAGGGCGGGAAGCGGTGTCCTGA
- a CDS encoding mandelate racemase/muconate lactonizing enzyme family protein: MSSKVTIRSIHAAPLLGESPKGGWSAEIKPEDSIHAIIAVHTDAGVTGYGSVFTDGRLAKAGLDVLEPLWRGENALEPERVTEKLHQNTFWMGRGGTLTHVISGIDIALWDILGKITGQPVGRLLGGTYRERVRPYCSLLMEEPGLMREVVASYRDRGFRAFKIGWGPFGRRGDTKLDEAIVRAAREGIGAESQLFVDAGASDAQWPQGLKWAMRTAEMLADYDVGWFEEALVPDALEDFCHLRRVSPVPIAGGEVLTRRQSFIPFLTRGAFDIVQPDATKVGGISEQRRIAWMAQDFGVRYVGHGWNTALGVAADLQIANALPNVDLVEFIGGSPYVDGILAEPFTLDAEGYLPIPQAPGLGVAIDRDKLARYTPDPAPLFA; encoded by the coding sequence ATGTCTTCGAAAGTCACCATCCGGTCCATCCATGCCGCGCCTCTGCTCGGGGAAAGCCCGAAGGGCGGCTGGTCGGCCGAGATCAAGCCGGAGGATTCGATCCACGCCATCATCGCCGTGCACACCGACGCCGGCGTCACCGGTTATGGCTCGGTGTTCACCGACGGGCGGCTGGCAAAGGCCGGCCTCGACGTGCTGGAGCCGCTCTGGCGCGGCGAAAACGCCCTCGAGCCCGAGCGGGTGACGGAGAAGCTCCACCAGAACACCTTCTGGATGGGGCGCGGCGGCACGCTCACCCATGTGATCAGCGGCATCGACATCGCCTTGTGGGACATCCTCGGCAAGATCACCGGCCAGCCGGTGGGCAGGCTTCTCGGCGGCACCTATCGCGAGCGGGTCAGGCCCTATTGCTCGCTGCTGATGGAGGAGCCCGGCCTGATGCGCGAGGTCGTCGCCTCCTATCGGGACCGCGGCTTCCGCGCCTTCAAGATCGGCTGGGGGCCGTTCGGCCGGCGGGGCGACACCAAGCTCGACGAAGCCATCGTGCGGGCCGCGCGCGAGGGCATCGGCGCGGAGTCCCAGCTCTTCGTCGATGCCGGGGCGAGCGACGCCCAATGGCCGCAGGGCCTCAAATGGGCGATGCGCACCGCCGAGATGCTGGCCGATTACGATGTCGGCTGGTTCGAGGAAGCGCTGGTGCCCGATGCGCTCGAGGATTTCTGCCATCTGCGCCGCGTCAGCCCGGTGCCGATCGCGGGCGGGGAGGTGCTCACCCGCCGCCAGAGCTTCATCCCCTTCCTGACGCGCGGCGCCTTCGACATCGTGCAGCCCGACGCGACCAAGGTCGGCGGCATCAGCGAGCAGCGGCGCATCGCCTGGATGGCGCAGGATTTCGGCGTGCGCTATGTCGGCCATGGCTGGAACACGGCGCTCGGCGTCGCTGCCGACCTGCAGATCGCCAACGCCCTGCCGAATGTCGACCTGGTCGAGTTCATCGGCGGCAGCCCCTATGTCGACGGCATCCTCGCCGAGCCCTTCACCCTCGATGCCGAAGGCTATCTGCCGATCCCGCAGGCCCCCGGCCTCGGCGTCGCCATCGACCGCGACAAGCTCGCCCGCTACACGCCGGACCCGGCGCCGCTGTTCGCATAG
- a CDS encoding ABC transporter permease, with the protein MRLPLRILAFVAVMAAPVLFVLVPIVAFLVMSFWRMDGQQIVPAATLANYAAFFGNEAYLRTFLLTLVLCAEVTAIDLLVGYPIAYFISRRHGRSRYVLLLLFIMPLFMSYIVKIYTMRSILGLDGFLNKILVGSGLLARPSLLFLYNQTAILMTMAVIFLPFVILPIFLSLERIPRNLIQASSDLGAGLAATFRHVILPLSLPGTIAGALFAFVLALGDFITPQMVGGPSGFTFGRVIWSQFGLAYNWPFGAAMGVTLFAVSLVAIVAGGYASRRQRV; encoded by the coding sequence ATGCGCCTTCCCCTCCGCATCCTCGCCTTCGTCGCGGTGATGGCCGCACCCGTGCTGTTCGTGCTGGTGCCGATCGTCGCCTTCCTGGTGATGTCGTTCTGGCGCATGGACGGCCAGCAGATCGTTCCAGCGGCGACATTGGCCAATTATGCCGCCTTCTTCGGCAACGAGGCCTATCTGCGCACTTTCCTGCTCACCCTCGTCCTGTGCGCGGAAGTGACGGCGATCGATCTCCTCGTCGGCTATCCCATCGCCTATTTCATCTCGCGCCGGCACGGGCGCAGCCGCTACGTCCTGCTGCTGCTCTTCATCATGCCGCTGTTCATGAGCTATATCGTCAAGATCTACACGATGCGCTCGATCCTCGGCCTCGACGGCTTCCTCAACAAGATCCTGGTCGGCAGCGGGCTCCTGGCCCGGCCGAGCCTGCTCTTCCTCTACAACCAGACGGCCATCCTGATGACCATGGCGGTGATCTTCCTGCCCTTCGTCATCCTGCCGATCTTCCTGTCGCTGGAGCGCATCCCGCGCAATCTCATCCAGGCCTCGTCCGATCTCGGGGCGGGGCTGGCGGCGACGTTCCGCCATGTCATCCTGCCGCTCTCGTTGCCGGGCACCATTGCCGGCGCTCTCTTCGCCTTCGTCCTCGCCCTCGGCGACTTCATCACGCCGCAGATGGTGGGCGGCCCCTCGGGCTTCACCTTCGGGCGGGTGATCTGGTCGCAGTTCGGCCTCGCCTATAACTGGCCGTTCGGCGCCGCCATGGGCGTGACGCTGTTCGCTGTCTCGCTGGTGGCGATCGTGGCGGGCGGCTATGCCTCCCGGCGCCAGAGGGTGTAG